AGAAAATACCAAATGGATCCATGgcctctggataagagagtctgctaaatgactaacaagtATAAGTAAATGTAGAATTCCAATAACCAATTTGCACAGCTCTGTTGATTACATTTTCTGTAGATGGCATTGGCTTCAAGCATACATTGATATATACATGTTGTTGGATGATATTACTGAATCAGAGGTGAAGCACTGTGCTCAAAGACACAGGTAGAGTTGTATAACTGTTTCCTCTGGAGTCCTCTCCTCCAGTCATCGACCACCAGCTGTCCTCCACTGCCCTGAGGACAAAGCCACAGCAAGGGGAGAACAGCCATCCCGACAAGCCACAACACACGTCGAGCAGACACAACACTGAGTACGATAGACACAATAGGGAAGAAACAGAGAATGGAACTCCCTACCCTGTCTCCTCCAAGGGCCTCTAAAGTATTTCTAAAACTTCCCTTCAGGAGTTCCTTTCACTCTTATCACCACACGGAAGTATAGAACCCTTGAGGAGAGAGACAACCCCATCTAAAGAGGCCAGAACCCTGGCAACAGCCCTATCATTAGACGAGGGCCCTGCTCTACATTACCCCCTTAGCCACCCTGCAAACCACCAACGCACTGACAGCAATagccaggagagaggagaagtcTGCACACATGCTTCCagccagagaaatgaacatggtCTCCCTGGCTGCTTTCACATAATGTCtgtacacacacgcagacacaatCAAAACATACATCAGCAAACAGTTACATGCTAATGCACATAAACAGACAAGTGTGATCCCACATACTGATAAGTATGTCTCCACCTTCCCTACCCCCAGCCAGACATGTCTCCCATGCTGCACCACCACTGCGTCAGCAGCTGTACGTCTGATATGGCAGAACGGCGAATTAAACCCTCCTGCGGAGTCTGTGAAATTTAATTATTCAGGAGTATGCTTCATCGATCAGTAGCGAGTCTGACATGTGAGCTAGCCCCCTGCGCGCTCTCTCCAAGGTCTGCTTTAAGGCACTCTCACGTTATAGTGTGGAGATCATGAGGAGACATCGTATCCATGGCCATTGTGAATCATATCTTTATCATTTCTTTCTCTATATGGTGGACACTATAAAGGCAAGAACCTGTCACTCTCCTCAGTGGGgaatcataagtattcaccccccttggatttttcagattttgttgcgttacaaagtgggattgaaatgaaTTTAATAGCAATTTTTTGTTGTCATTGAGCTagacaaaatactttaatgtcaaagtgaaagaaaaatgccctactttccacacctggattgtgcgatattttcccattattcttttcaaaattcttcaagctctgtcaaagtgttagggatcatggctagacagtcattttcaagtcttgccatagattttgagcagatttaagtcaaaactgtaacttggccactcaggaacattcactgtcttcttggtgagcaactccagtatagatttggccttgtgttgtaggttattgtcctgcttaaATGTGAATTTTTCTCCCAGTGTATGGTGTaaaccagactgaagcaggttttcctctaggattgtgcctgtgctaagctccatcccgtttctttttatcctgaaaaactccccagttttgccgatgtcaagcatacccataccatgatgcagccaccactatgcttgaaaataaggaggcagttactcagggATGGATTGtgatggatttgccccaaacataaggctttgcttTTAGGCCAAAAAGTTATTCCTTTGCCGTGTTTTTATTGCAGccttactttagtgccttgttgcatacaggatgcaagttttggaatatgtttattatatacagtgcattctgaaagtattcagaccccttgactttttccacattttgttacgttacagccttgttccactcatcaatctacacaaaatgccccataatgacaaagcaaaaatagtttaTTTGAAAGAAAAAAATGCacatttatacaaaataaaaaactttgttgaagcacctttggtagcaatTACTGCCTCAagtcttggcacacctgtatttggggagtttctcccattcttctctgcagatcctctcaagctctgtcaagttggatggggagcgtcgctgcacagctattttcaggtctctccagagatgttcgatcgggttcaagtccgggctctgactgggccactcaaggacattcagacacttgtcccgaagccactcctacattgtcttggctgtgtgcttagggtcattgtcctgttggaaggtgaaccttcgccccggtctgAGGACCtgggtgctctggagcaggttttcatcaaggatctctccgtactttgctctgttcatctttgcctcgagcctacctagtctcccagtccctgccgctgaaaaatatccccacagcatgatgttgccaccacaatgcttcaccgtagggatggtgccaggtttcctccagacgtgacgcttggcattcaggccaaagagttcagtctcggtttcatcagaccagagaatgttgtttctcatggtctgagagtttttaggtgaatttaccacaggtggactccaatcaagttgtagaaacatctcaaggatgatcaatggaaacaggatgaccTGAGCTcaaatttagagtctcatagcaaagtgtctgaatacttatgtaaataacgtatttttgtttttaattgttaatatatttgcaaacatttctaaaaacctgtttttatgggatatcgtgtgtagattgctgaggattttcttttaaaaaaatcaattttagaataaggctgtaatataacaaaatgtggaaacagtcaaggggtctgaatactttccgaatacatatatattactctattcactctgtcatttaggtaattattgtggagtaactcaTTTAGGTAGCCATGAAgtcctttgaaaggctggtcatggctcatatcaacgccatcatcccggaaacaccagacccactccaattcgcataccgccccaacagatccacagatgacgcaatctcaatcgcactccacactgccctttcccacctggacaaaaggaacacctatgtgagaatgctgttcattgactacaggtcagcattcaacaccatagtgcccacaaaagtcatcactaagctaatgaccctgggactaaacacctccctctacaactggatcctggacttcctgaagggctgcccccaggtggtaagggtaggcagcaacacatctgccacgctgattctCAACCGGGGACCCTCAGGGTTGCGTGCTTAGTccgctcctgtactccctgttcacccacgactgtgtggccaagcacgactccaacaccaacattaagtttgctgacgacacaacagtggtaggcctgatcaccgaaaacgatgagacagcctatagggaggaggtcagagacctggcagtgtgttgcAAGGACAAcatcctctccctcaatgtgagaaagacaaaggagcagatcgtggactacaggaaaaggagggccgaacagaaccccattaacattgacagggctgtagtggagcgggttgagagtttcaagtccttggtgtccacatcaccaacaaactatcatggtccaaaaacaccaagacagtcgtgaagagggcacaacaacaccttttccccctcaggagactgaaagatttggcatgggtccccagatcctcaaaaagtacaacagctgcaccaccgagagcatcctggccggttgcatcaccgcctggtatgacaaGTGCTTGGCATACggccgtaaggcgctacagagggtattccgtacggcccaatacatcacaggggccaagcttcctgccatccaggacatatatactaggcggtgtcagaggaaggcccaaaaaactccagtcacccaagtcattgaccgttctctctgctaccgcatggcaagcgccaagtcttggtccaaaatgctccttaacagcttctacccccaagctataaaactgctgaacaattaatcaaatggccatccGGACTATTTACATGGCTGTCACATTGCTTCCATCATGCTTGACATGGTCCAAATTGCTTCCATCatgctatcatggtccaaacacaacaagacagtcgtgaagagggcacgacaaagcctattccccctcaggagactaaaaagatttggcatgggtcctcagatcctcaaaaaattctacagctgcaccatcgagagcatcctgactggttgcatcaccgcctggtatggcaactgcttggcctctgaccacaaggcactacagagggtagtgcgtacggcccagtacatcacaggggcaaagctccctgccatccaggacctctataccaggcggtgtcagaggaaggccctcaaaattgtcaaagactccagtcaccctagtcatagactgttctctctgctaccgcacggcaagcggtaccggagtgccaagtctaggtccaaaagacttctcaacagcttctacccccaagccataagactcctgaacagctaatcatggctacccggactatttgcactgccccccccaccccatactttttacgctgctgctactctgttaagtatttatgcatagtcactttaactctacccacatgtacatattacctcaactacctcaactagccggtgccccgcacattgactatgcaacggtacccccctgtatatatagcctccctactgtcactttattctattgtatatatagcctccctactgtcactttatttttacttctgctctttttttctcaacacttttttgttgttgttttattcttactttttttgtttaaaataaatgcactgttggttaagggctgtaagtaagcatttcactgtaatgtctgcacctgttgtattcggcgcatgtgaccaataaaatttgatttgatttgatttgagatggcatcaagcactcctccagcatcttttcatttggcctgcgtctcacaaatgttcttctttgtgatccgaacacctcaaacttcgattcgtctgtccataacacttttttccaatcttcctctgtccagtgtctttgttcttttgcccatcttaatatttaatttttattggccagtctgagttatggctttttctttacaactctgcctagaaggtcagcatcccggagtcgcctcttcactgttgacattgagactggtgttttgcgggtactatttaatgaagctgccagttgaggacttgtgaggcatttgtttctcaaactagacactctaatgtatttgtcctcttgctcagttgtgcaccgagacctcccactcctctttctattctggttagagccagtttgcgctgttctgtgaagggagtagtacaaagcattgtacaagatcttcagttttttggcaatttctcgcatggaatagccttcatttctcagaacaagaatagactgacgagtttcagaagaaagttatttgtttctggccattttgagcctggaatcgaacccacaattgctgatgctccagatactcaactagtctcaaggaggccagttttattgcttctttattcagcacaacagttttcagctatgctaacataattgcaaaaggtttttctaatgatcaattatccttttaaaatgatcaacttagattagcaaacacaacgtgccattggtacacaggactgatggttgctgataatgggcctctgtacgcctatgtagatattccattaaaaatctgctgtttccagctacaatagccatttacaacattaacaatgtctacactgtatttctgatcaatttgatgttattttcatggacaagaaaattgcttttctttcgaaaacacaaggacatttctaagtgaccccaaacttttgagcgtatatatgggggacagaggaagtgatagtcattcaaaaattatgtcaacccctattatttcacacagagtgagtccatgtaatttATTATGTGATTTTCTAAGctacattttactcctgaactaatgtaggcttgcctaaacaaaaggggtgaatacttttgcaacaactatattttagttatttaatttgtaGGCCTATTAATTTGTTAACATTTGTAGAATGtttttttcactttgacattatggagtattttgtgtagatcaatgacaatGACATTTCAATCCCACTATGTCacccacaacaaaatgtggaaaaaatccaAGGGGGTTAATATTtatgatacccactgtatatgcacACCTTCCCTCACTCTCCATAGTCTGACTATAACCTCGGGCAAAATCAAATGTCTCAACTGGTGGCAAGATAGGCAGATATGTCCCAGCATGGTATGATGAAAGAAACAGTACCTCCCCTTAAGAAACATTGCCCTGTCAAGCAATATAATTTCATGTATCAGGTGTTGTACTCTACAAGCATCATCCAATATATTATTTGTAAATAACATTACATAATTCAATGACAATAAAAATGTCAGTGTAATTTATCATTCACTAAAAAGGGGCAAATCACTGGTCCGAATGACATGCTCCTGAGGGTCTGACAGGAGATTGAGGAGAAACACACATAAACTCCCATCTTCTCACCCTGTATCACTAGGTGTCACTGTTGCACTTAAACTTACCAGCTCCGTGCTGTTGTCGGAGGATGGCCGCATTACCGGGCCTCGGCGAAGCTGAGGACTTCGCTGCAGAGGCGGTGGTCGTCGTGCTGGCGGGGAGGGGGCCATGTCCCGCCGGAGGAGGCACACGAGGCTTTCCCTGACCCGGCTCAGAGGTAGCTCGCCCCCCGGCCACCGCGTCCTTGCTGTTCCTCAGTGGCCATCTATTCTGGATGTGGGACACGGCCTCCTCCGCCACCATGCCATCACTAGGAATCACCCGGAGGGTGGCTTGAACCTTGTATTCCTGAGTCTCGTCAGAGTACAAGTCGGAAACTCGGCACTCGTACACCCCCTCGTCCTCCTTTCGCACCTTGGAGAGACTAAGCCTGTGAGATATGGCGCTGCCCTGCACCCTCACAGTCTacaaagagaaacagagaaaatTAGAAATTGCTACATGCACAATATAACCTGTTGGTTTCgaaaataaatatgtatatatcAAAGTAGACTAGGCCGGCCACTCGTTAGACTACTGCCACATATGCAGCTCGT
This portion of the Coregonus clupeaformis isolate EN_2021a unplaced genomic scaffold, ASM2061545v1 scaf0074, whole genome shotgun sequence genome encodes:
- the LOC121555794 gene encoding V-set and transmembrane domain-containing protein 2B — its product is MEKRGLNGVLYYLILNAPLLFCVNATFTEVPKDVSVGEGEDAEMPCAFRAIGSSPFSLEIQWWYLKETTPKELAHELQISAPANRAKVTQKDATKISTVRVQGSAISHRLSLSKVRKEDEGVYECRVSDLYSDETQEYKVQATLRVIPSDGMVAEEAVSHIQNRWPLRNSKDAVAGGRATSEPGQGKPRVPPPAGHGPLPASTTTTASAAKSSASPRPGNAAILRQQHGAGSGAITTTDPFLFITLLILHKLLPFLFAQ